In Flavobacterium praedii, the DNA window TAAAATGAAAGCTATAATTAATTTCAAAAAGGAGTTCTGCATGACATGCGCTCCCAATATTATTTCCTTAAAAAGTCTTTTGCTTTTGAGTTTGTTCTGGTTAAGTATACAGTCACCAGTTCAGGCACAAGAAATTAAGTACACAAGACCTTCTTGGTTCTTTGGTGTAGCGGGTGGAGCCAACTTTAATTTTTATCGTGGTTCAACGCATCAACTCAATTCAAGTCTAACACCTCCTGTTACTTTTCATAATGGAGATGGAGTGGGACTTTATCTGGCTCCACTTATTGAGTTTCATAAACCTGATACAAGATTGGGGTTTATGTTTCAGGCTGGTTATGATAGTAGAAAAGGAACTTTTGATCAGAAAATTAGTCCCTGTAATTGTCCCGCTGACTTGTCTACTGATTTAAATTATATTACAGTAGAACCAAGCATTCGTTTTGCACCTTTTAAATCAAACTTGTATTTGTATGGTGGACCACGTTTAGCTTTCAATATGGATAAATCGTTTACGTATAAATTCGGAATCAATCCTGCTTACCCAAATCAAGTGCCAACTCCTGATGTGAAAGATGATTTTGATGCAATTGATAAAACTATTATTTCGATGCAAGTAGGAGCGGGTTATGATATTTATTTATCCTCACAAAGTCATAAAACACAATTTGTTTTGTCTCCTTTTGTTTCTTTTCATCCTTATTTTGGACAAAATCCACGTACCGTTGAAACTTGGAATATAACGACAGTTAGAGCAGGTGTAGCACTTAAATTTGGACAAGGAAGTGAAATTATTATTCCAGAAGTTGCAGCTCCTCAGGTACAATTTTCTGTAAATTCACCTATGAATTCACCAGGTGAACGGAACGTGAGAGAAGTTTTTCCGTTAAGAAATTATGTTTTTTATGATCTAGGATCGAATGAAATACCAAGCCGTTACAAATTATTGAGAAAAGAAGATGTGAAAGATTTTGATGAAGATCGAATTGGAGCTACAGCATCTGTAAATCCAACGGGTCGTTCTGCGCGTCAAATGACTGTCTATTATAATGTAATTAACATTTTAGGAAATCGAATGGTAAAGAATCCTTCAACGAATATAACACTAGTAGGATCTTCAGAAAAAGGGCCAGAAGAGGGTGTTTTAATGGCAGAATCAATTAAAAACTACTTGGTTACTGTGTTTGAAATAAATCCGATTAGAATAACTACTAAAGGGCAGTTTAAACCAAATATTCCTTCGGAACAGCCTGGAGGTAAAAGAGAATTAGAGTTGCTTCGAGAAGGAGATCGCAGAGTTTCAATAGAAAGTAATTCACCAGAATTATTGATGGAATTTCAAAGTGGTCCAGATGCTCCATTAAGACCATTAGAATTTGTAGCTATTCAAGAAGCTCCTTCAAGTAGTTATGTTACTATAGATGCAACAGGAGCAAAAGAAGCATTCTCCTCTTGGTCATTAGAAATAACAGATCCAGACAAACAAGTGAAAACTTTTGGTCCTTATACTCAAGAACAAGTAAAATTATCGGGTAAAGATATTATGGGTACTCGTGCAGAAGGTGATTATAAAGTAAAGTTGATAGGACAAACAAAAAGTGGTCAAATTACAGTAAAAGAAACAACAACACATATGGTTCTTTGGACACCTTCTAAAACGGAGGAAGCGCTTAGATACAGTATCATTTTTGAATTTAATAAATCAAAAGCGATTGCAATGTATGAGAAATATTTAACAGAGGTTGTTACACCCAAAATACCCAAAAATGGAGTAGTTATTATTCATGGACATACTGATATTATTGGGGAAGAACCTTATAATTTAAATTTATCTTTGGATAGAGCCAACGAAGTCAAAAGTATTATTGAAAAAGCATTGTCTCAAACGGGACGAAAAGATGTCACATTTGAAGTGCATGGATATGGTGAGGATGAAAGTGTATCTCCTTTTGAAAATAAATTTCCTGAAGAGCGTTTTTATAACCGTACCGTGATAATTGATATTATTCCTGCAACAAAATAGGAAATTGTAATTTGTCGAGAATTTTCTTTTGAGTAAGAAAGAAACTGTTCTTATGCTTTGACTCAAAGTGTTTAAGCTAGATTAGGGGTTAGACTCTGTTTTGAAGAAAAAACCGGATAAGGTAGATTTCAAAATTTGTATCTGGATTTAAGTTATTTTTTGATTAATTTAATAGTAATGAGCTCGATATTGTATCGGGCTCATTTTGTTTATATTTGATTTAGCTATTTTTTTTAAACGTATTATAACAAAAGTTTTAACTTCTAATGATTGCTTATGCTACACTAATTTTAGAGATCTAAATCTTTTAGAAATTTCATTTTCTTAAAAAGTATTTTTATGTAAAATGCTTATTAAAAAAAAATATAGATTAATTTTTTAAATCAACACAGAATTTAGGTTGTTAAATTTTTATTTGATTTCCCCCAACGGTTAAAAAAAATAGAGAATAAATTAATTAAGTTTTCAAAAGAAACCAGTTATCTGAAACCAGATTTAGTTTAAAAAACTTTTTTCTATCGTCATTTTAAGTTTAAAAAATAAAATACATTTTTTACTAGTAAGCTAATAATTTGAATGCTTTTTGTTAGATAATAATGTTGCAATGTATTGATTTCAAAACTTTAATTAGACTTAAAGGGAAATGATTTAGCTACTCTCAAATTTTCATCAGTAAATCGGTAGTATTGCCGGAACCTAAATTTAAGAATCGTTCATACTCTCTTAAAACATCAGATATAATTTCATCTTTACTTAGGTATTGAATATCATATCCTTTTCTGTTGTCATCAAAATAAGTTATAGGTATAAAAACAGTTTCATTGTCAATAAGAGGCGCATTTTCTTCCCTGATTAATGTTTTAGACACGTTTAAAACTTGTGCTTTTACACCGTATTTAAAATTCTTTAATTTTTGATACTCTATCTCTAATTCAATCGAGTGTATTGGAGATTTTACTTCAGTTACAGTTGCTTCGATGTCATTCTTTTTTAGTTCAATGATAATTTCTTCAAATGCATCCCGTACTGTTTGACTCAAAAATGCTTTAATGTCTTTTTTCTGAGAATAACTAAGTATTTTACTTAATCGGAGTTTCCAGTGATAATCATTCCAATTGTTGCTAGCATGCGAATATTTAGTGGATGAATATTTATCGTCGGCAATTAAGGCTTTCCACAAATTAACACATAGTAAAAGCATTATTATACCAAAAGGCAATGCCATAATAAGAGTCATGGTTTGCAAAGAAACAAGTCCTCCAGATTGTAGTAAACTTAGCGAAACAATTACGAGTAAAATTCCCCAAAAAACATTTTGCCATTTAGGTGCCGTTCCTTCTCCACGTGAGGCTATGCTATTCATGATGTAAATTCCAGAATCGGCAGATGTGATAAAAAAGACACAAATAATAACAATTGCCAAAACGTTTAAGAAACCACTAAGAGGAAAATAAGTAAAGAAATTAAATAGAAGGGTATTTGGATCTTTTGCAAAATCACTTATTGCACCGTTGGCCACAAATTCATCAATCCAAACTGCGCTACTGCCAAAAACGGTCATCCATATAAAATTAAAAAGAGACGGAATAATTAGAACTGCAATAATAAATTCGCGAATGGTTCTCCCTTTTGAAATTTTTGCAATAAAGAGTCCTACATAAGGCGCCCAAGAAATCCACCAAGCCCAGTATAAAATGGTCCAGTTTGTAAACCAAGCTTGACTTTCTTTTTCGTAAGCATACGTATTGAATGTAAGGGAAGTAAAATGGCTTACATAATGCCCTAAACCTTCTGTGAAGGTGCTTAGTATGTATATTGTTGGTCCAAAAATCAAAATAAACAACATCAATAAAGTGGCGAGTATAATATTAATTTCACTCATTAATTTCACTCCTTTTCCTAAACCAGAAAGGGCAGAAAGAACGGCAATACTCATTACTAAAATTACAATTATCGCTTGGTATTCAAAAGTTGTATTGTGAATCACTCCTAAGCTATGTAATCCTGCGCAGAGTTGTACCACTCCAAAACCAAGCGTTGTTGTAATTCCAAAAAAAGTACTGCAAAGTCCAAATACATCAACGATATTGCCTAATCTGCCATTTATTCTGTCTTTTAGCATAGGGTAAAACCCACTTCTAATTGCCAAAGGAAGGTTGTATCTGTATGTAAAATAAGCCAAAGACAAGCCTACAACTCCATAGATAGACCACGCATGGATACCCCAGTGGAAAAATGTGTATAGTTGTGCTTCTTTAGCCCGAAGATTTTCATCTAAATTGCTTATTGCCGGATTTGCAAAATGTGCCATGGTTTCAGATACCCCAAAATACATTAATCCAATTCCCATTCCAGCAGCAAAAAGCATTGCTATCCACGAAAAAGACGAATATTCGGGTTCTGAGTCATCTGCTCCGAGTTTTATTTTTCCAAATTTACTTATTGCGGCAAAAAGGAGAAATAACACAAAAAGAGTTACCAATAGTACATAAAACCAACTTAGATTTTTAAAAATAATTCCCTTAGAAAAATCTAAAACGGCTGCAGCATCATTTGAGAATAGCCCACAAAAAAGGGATAGTAAAAGAATCAATACTATACTTGGCAGTGCCACTGTGGGAGTAAAATTTGTATTGATTTTTTTTAGATTCCGAAAAATACTATTCATAGTTATATGGTTTTGACTTTTATAAATTATAACAAACGATACTAAATTCAGATTCAACTTAAAGTTGACACTTTGGCTAGTTTCGGGAAGATTTTTTTTAAGGAAAAGAAAATAAAACATTATTCTTTTCGGTAAAGGTATTTTTATTGTTGTTTTTTATTCAAAATGAGTTGGTTGCGAATTCAACAACTAAAAACAAAGATAAGCAATTGAAGTGTATTTTAATTTTGAATATGTTTTTTTGGATTGTCTGCGATTTTTTTTAATAGTAAACAAACAGTGAAATTTATACTTTTTTGAGTTTAATAAAGAAGGGCATGCCGCTTTAAAAAAGTAATTATTACATTAATCACTCCATTTTTTTTATAACTGAATCCAGCTTTTTTTAATTTGGTTTTCAATAAGGGAGGAGACTTTTTTATAATTCAGCAATATTTATTTGAATAAGATAAGTAATAAATGAGTTAAGAATTAGGTAAAATGATTACGCTAAAAAGTATTAAAATGTAGTTTTATTAAGCTAAGAAAAAATCGGAATCACAAAATAGTACATTTCACACTCCTTTTTCTGCATAGATCTGGAAAATCTGCGTGAAAACAAAACAAGCAATTTCATGATCCTATAGAATAACTCTTAATCCCCAACTTTTTAAATTGATCCAAACTTGATCCGTTTTATAGTGTGATGTAATATTGATTCTTCAAAAAGTCGGGAATTATTCGGGAATAAAAAACCCTTAAACAATTGCTGTTTAAGGGTTTGTTTTTTGTAGCGAAGACGGGAGTTGAACCCGTGACCTCAGGGTTATGAATTTGAAATTTAAAAATCAATCCCAGTGTTTACTGGGGTTCCCGAGGGCTATTTTAGTTAAAATGGACACTAATCGTATGCGTTTCCGTATGCAATATTGTTATTAAATTTTCCTTATAGAATCAAAGGTAAGCTAAATTTTTGAATTGATTTTATTTGCAATTTTTTCTGTTTTTTTTGGTATAAGAATTTTAAATTCTAAAATGCTTCTTGTTCCTCTCTCTTCCAAATCACTTTCAAGTTGCTATGCCGTTTGACTTTTATCATGGTCATTTGGTTTTAATAGGGATTGGAAAAAGGCTTTGTCTTTTCTTAATTCTTCATTCTCTTTTTTTAATGCTTCATTTTCAAATTGCAATTTTGTCAATAAACTATTTTGGCTCATTTCGGCCAGTGTTTCATTGTATCCTTCAAATAATTCAAACAAGTTTACTTTTAAAGCATTTGCTATATTTTGCAATTTTGAGAGTGGAATATCTGATTTTCCGTTCTCGTAATCTACATAAGTTCTCTTCTTTATGCCTGAAAGTTCAACGATTTCGTCTTGAGTTAGTTTTTTGCTTTCTCTTACTTCTTTGATAATCAGTCGCATGAAAATTGTCTTTAAAAATTTGGGGTATTTTTTTATAAAAATTGCAAAATATTGCAATTGTTGCATATATTTGCAATAGTTGAAATTGCTATTTGTTCGCCTTTATAGCGAAAATGTAGCCACAAATGTAGTAAATATATATTGCAGTTTATTGCTATATGGTATAAAATGTTGCAGATAATTGAAATTTTACTCGTCTTAAACTTTAAATAGTACAATGGCAATATGATACGAACCCAAAAAATAAATAGACGATACCGATTGCATCAAAAATTGAAAAGAGCTGGACTACGCTATAATGCAACGCTCAAAACGATTTTTGTGCCTTGGGATTATGAAATTGAAAATGCTGACTTAAAAGAATTACAAAACGATTTTAGTTACCAAATACAATTTGAAATATGATTAACAACCAAGAAAGAACCAGTATTATTACAACTTTAGGAAAGCATTACTCTGCCACAATTTCCTTGCATTTGAAAAAAAAGAAAATCAAAAACGCTATTGGCGAAGACTACACTAGACAAAGCATCCGCACTTTTGTCAATGGAATGCGTGAAAATGAACAAGTAGAATTGGCTATCATGCAATTGGTGAACAAAACTGTAAAAGCCAAAAAAGCACTACAACTCAAACGTCAACGATTATTTAAAGTGTAAGGGCAATGAACAATCCCAAAGTTTTATCCATACTTAACAATGCAAAAATCTTTCTTTCTACCGAGGAATTGAAAGAACTTGCCTTGTGTATAGATAAAGAAGTGGGAAGACCTGAACCCCGAAAAATTAGAAAATCAAAACCTTTACAGAATTGGACCTTAGAAAGTGTAACCGAAAATTTATTGGCTACTCAATTCAAGAGCAAACGTAGATCCTAAAAATACCTCCAGCAAATGCTGAAAATTCCTTGATGTATTCGGGTCTATTGGCCCGATACAACAAGGTTAACATCTTTAATTATGAAAAACCCACAACTCGACTCCAATGTTTTTTCATTAGCTTCTCATCTTTTTGGTTTTGGAAACACAGACCAGAAAATCAAAACCCTTGAAAGCATTGCAACGACCGTTGCAACTTCTTTGCAACTCGAAAATAGAATCATGGCGGTATATCCCGCAATAACCATGGAAGCCTTTTCCATTACTATGGATAATTACCGTAAGTACATAGCAGGCTATAATTTTCAGACCAATGCCGAGAATGATCTAATTGACAAACATAACGAAAGGGTTAGGCTATTTCTAAGGGATAATGAACTTACTGAGGTTCAGAAAACATTTTCCATCCTTTTTGCAAAGAAAAATCAATCGCTTAAACCAAGAGCGTTTAATCAAAGTGTAGATGATTTTTGCAATGACTACGGAATGATTGTTTGCAAGAAGAAAATCCAAACGGTTAAATATGCATCAGAATTGGTTTTTCAAAATTTGCTCCATCTCTATAATTCCCAATTGATGAAGCGCAATGAACAGTACATGAAACTGGGCGTAACAGCCACTCGACCCATAGAGGAATTTAAAATCAATTCGTTTTTAGTAACCGAGTTGAAGCGTAACGGAGTGAATAGTTTATCTCTTTGCACTAAAACGGTTAGGAATCATAGACAGCGTTTGGAAGAATGTGGCGTGTTTGTCGATTATGTATTCAAAGGGCAAAATAAACCCGTAGAATTGCATATCAATCCTGAAATTTTGACCGTTTTTGATCTCAAAACCTCAAAATTAACAACTTCTGAAAATCAGCGTTTTACTCCTGAAAGCGAGAAAGTTTTACCTGATAACAATGAGAGTACTAGAACATCTTTAAATGAATCTCAAAAGAAAGAGAATGTGAAAAACATTTCTCTTTTTAAAAAGGAGTTCCCTTCGGTCACGCCTTCTCATTTGTTTTTTACTAGAACACCAGCCAGCAAGATGCAAAATCAAACCGAGGTGGCGGGCGCGCAAACTGTTAAAATTGAGAATACTTTGTCGGATAAACTTCAAAATTTAATCTTGCACCCTCAGGAATTAGCGGTAAACTTGGCCAACAAAGAATACAACAACTACAAACCGATTGATATTCGCTATTTGTTCAAAGAAGCGTATTCCGGAACGATGCTCAAAGAAGATTTTAGGCAATTGGTAATCCAAGACTTTTTCAAGAGCATTTCTAAGATTTACAAAAATTCCACACCGTTTGCAGGTTCATGGAAAAAAGCCATTTCGTTGTACATGGAATACAAGTGGATCGCTTTTACTGGAGAAGCCTTCAACAAAGCTTCGATTGTGGATGATATTCAGCAAATGCGTTGGCGTGCTGAATGGGCCAGAAAATGGTTTGTAAAAAATGAATTTCCGCCTTTGTTTCCCTTTGATTATTTTGATATGACCCGAAAAACGGCAAAAGAAGTAGGCTTTGAATACACTAAAGTTAAGTGGAACGAGCATTTGCAAGGAAAAGCTAAATACGAAGCCATCAAAAAGAAACAGGAATGTAATGCGCAACGCAGAAAAGAAACGATTAATCACGCTAAAAAATGCGAGAATGAAGTCAACCGCTTTTTCAAAAACAAAATCACGCTACCGCAGTTATTTGATTATGTAGAAAAGAATCTGCCAGCGACCTACTTGGAAAAGCTACCCCAAATGATTGAAAAAAAGTGTTTGAAAAGCAATGAAAAAGTTATTGCTGCTTCTGATTTTGTACACTATGATTTGAGTGATTTTTAACCTAACCCCTTTATAGCTATGCCAGTATTTGAACCAGAAACTTCCAAAATCAAAATGGTAATCCTTACCAAAAGCAAACAAGACAATGCGGTTTGGTGGTCGCCAATCAATCAAAACAAGAGGAATTCACAACGCATTATAGAAAGTATGCTAAGGCGATTCGAGAAACACGCCCTTGCAAAAATCACTAATGTGATTCAGTTCTATGAAAACGGAAACCTAATTGCCGAAAAAAAGCTATGAACAGTATCCAATTGAAAAAGTGTACCCGAGACGAAATCGAAGTGCTACGAGAACAAATCAATGCATTTATTCAGCAACGAGCCGAAACGCAAATTAGCAAAGGAAAAGGCAATTTTGATTTTTATGTCAGTTGTATTTTGATAGATATTTTAAAGCGTTTGTCTTTAAAACTTCGCAACAAAATCGAATTGAGTTTCAAGAATTGTATTTCTGTTCGGCTGACAGTTTTTGAAGCAACCGCACTTTTAATTGTATGCCATTGGGAGATAGCTTTTTTAAATGCCTATCAAAAAAATGTCCTTTTGAAAACCCGAAATAGTATCGATCAACAACTAACCAATTTGAATTAAAACCATGGACCATGCTAAAAACACTATACTATATCCGAAACAAAAAGGAGTTGCAAGAGCTGTATTTGAGCCAAATGCCCGAGAAGTGTATCCGAAGTGAAATCAATTCCATTATCAACGAAACCCGAAAAGATATTCCCCCAGGAATGCGATTGAATGCCAAAAACATCAAGACCGAAGAAGCCTTAATTTTCATTGACAGAAACGGAACTCCTGACGGCTATTTGTTGTCTGAGGAATTGAAAATAAAACTCAACGAATACAGAGAAGCCGAACTTAAAAATAAACAATTTTTAAAGAAAATCAACCATGTCTCGTAAATACGCCATTCCATCCAGCAACCCAACCAATGCTTTTATCAATCGAAATTTTATTATCCGAATTCTTGAAAACCCAAAAGAGAATCCATCGAAAAACACCAAATTAACCTCCGCTAACAAGCTTTCCAACTTCATAAATGACGAACAGCTTAAATTAAAGCTCTTTAACAAGGTTTTAGATGGTGGAAAAGACAAATACTCCTTTCGCATAAGAAGTAGGCTTAAAATTGATTTTTGCTCAAAATAACTTTTTTTGGAAATTATATTTGAAAAAAAGTAATGGTTAATGTAATTGGATTAACACCATAAAATAAAATATGTAAAATTTTCTAATTGTTTTATCAGTAGAATTAAAAAAAAAGAATCATCA includes these proteins:
- a CDS encoding OmpA family protein, encoding MKAIINFKKEFCMTCAPNIISLKSLLLLSLFWLSIQSPVQAQEIKYTRPSWFFGVAGGANFNFYRGSTHQLNSSLTPPVTFHNGDGVGLYLAPLIEFHKPDTRLGFMFQAGYDSRKGTFDQKISPCNCPADLSTDLNYITVEPSIRFAPFKSNLYLYGGPRLAFNMDKSFTYKFGINPAYPNQVPTPDVKDDFDAIDKTIISMQVGAGYDIYLSSQSHKTQFVLSPFVSFHPYFGQNPRTVETWNITTVRAGVALKFGQGSEIIIPEVAAPQVQFSVNSPMNSPGERNVREVFPLRNYVFYDLGSNEIPSRYKLLRKEDVKDFDEDRIGATASVNPTGRSARQMTVYYNVINILGNRMVKNPSTNITLVGSSEKGPEEGVLMAESIKNYLVTVFEINPIRITTKGQFKPNIPSEQPGGKRELELLREGDRRVSIESNSPELLMEFQSGPDAPLRPLEFVAIQEAPSSSYVTIDATGAKEAFSSWSLEITDPDKQVKTFGPYTQEQVKLSGKDIMGTRAEGDYKVKLIGQTKSGQITVKETTTHMVLWTPSKTEEALRYSIIFEFNKSKAIAMYEKYLTEVVTPKIPKNGVVIIHGHTDIIGEEPYNLNLSLDRANEVKSIIEKALSQTGRKDVTFEVHGYGEDESVSPFENKFPEERFYNRTVIIDIIPATK
- a CDS encoding BCCT family transporter; the protein is MNSIFRNLKKINTNFTPTVALPSIVLILLLSLFCGLFSNDAAAVLDFSKGIIFKNLSWFYVLLVTLFVLFLLFAAISKFGKIKLGADDSEPEYSSFSWIAMLFAAGMGIGLMYFGVSETMAHFANPAISNLDENLRAKEAQLYTFFHWGIHAWSIYGVVGLSLAYFTYRYNLPLAIRSGFYPMLKDRINGRLGNIVDVFGLCSTFFGITTTLGFGVVQLCAGLHSLGVIHNTTFEYQAIIVILVMSIAVLSALSGLGKGVKLMSEINIILATLLMLFILIFGPTIYILSTFTEGLGHYVSHFTSLTFNTYAYEKESQAWFTNWTILYWAWWISWAPYVGLFIAKISKGRTIREFIIAVLIIPSLFNFIWMTVFGSSAVWIDEFVANGAISDFAKDPNTLLFNFFTYFPLSGFLNVLAIVIICVFFITSADSGIYIMNSIASRGEGTAPKWQNVFWGILLVIVSLSLLQSGGLVSLQTMTLIMALPFGIIMLLLCVNLWKALIADDKYSSTKYSHASNNWNDYHWKLRLSKILSYSQKKDIKAFLSQTVRDAFEEIIIELKKNDIEATVTEVKSPIHSIELEIEYQKLKNFKYGVKAQVLNVSKTLIREENAPLIDNETVFIPITYFDDNRKGYDIQYLSKDEIISDVLREYERFLNLGSGNTTDLLMKI
- a CDS encoding helix-turn-helix domain-containing protein, giving the protein MRLIIKEVRESKKLTQDEIVELSGIKKRTYVDYENGKSDIPLSKLQNIANALKVNLFELFEGYNETLAEMSQNSLLTKLQFENEALKKENEELRKDKAFFQSLLKPNDHDKSQTA